The Cuculus canorus isolate bCucCan1 chromosome 5, bCucCan1.pri, whole genome shotgun sequence genome window below encodes:
- the LOC128852288 gene encoding olfactory receptor 8I2-like, which produces MDGDNLTVLSGFILLGFSDAPELQTTIFTISLSLYVLMALGNLVMILLINTDPQLHTPMYFFLIHLSFIDFCLSSTVIPKALETFLLGRSHISLLGCFAQIYFYSALVISECYLLGLMAFDRYVAVCKPLLYTTIMSRVHCYSLMVLVYTTGFLSSLVHTILVGRLSFCQERSINHFFCELPTVLQLSCSNAHTNEILQVSDAVLTNVSSILMILVSYTYIIRTILQIASGRSRLKGFSTCTSHLVAITIFYAPVMLTYFQPRKACSRDQAKVVSACYALLTPTLNPLIYSLRNTEVKGALRRLWVRKLVPRLSRLRKCS; this is translated from the coding sequence ATGGATGGAGACAACCTGACGGTTTTGTCCGGCTTCATCCTCTTGGGTTTCTCTGATGCCCCAGAACTACAAACCACCATCTTCACCATTTCCTTATCCCTCTATGTTTTAATGGCGCTGGGGAACCTGGTGATGATCCTGCTCATCAACACCGACCCCCAgctccacacccccatgtatTTCTTCCTGATCCACTTGTCTTTCATAGatttctgcctctcctccacTGTCATCCCAAAGGCGCTGGAAACGTTCCTGCTGGGGAGGAGCCACATCTCTCTTTTGGGTTGCTTTGCACAGATCTATTTTTACTCTGCTCTGGTCATCTCTGAGTGCTACTTGCTGGGGCTGATGGCTTTTGACCGATATGTGGCTGTTTGCAAGCCGCTGCTTTACACCACCATCATGTCCAGGGTGCATTGCTACAGCTTGATGGTGCTGGTGTATACCACGggcttcctctcctccctggtGCACACCATCCTGGTGGGGCGGTTGTCCTTCTGCCAGGAGAGGAGCATCAACCACTTCTTCTGCGAGCTGCCCACTGtcctgcagctctcctgctccAATGCCCACACAAACGAGATCTTGCAGGTTTCTGATGCCGTTCTCACCAACGTGAGTTCTATCCTGATGATCCTGGTTTCTTACACCTACATTATCCGCACCATCCTGCAGATAGCTtcaggcaggagcaggctgaAAGGTTTCTCCACCTGTACCTCCCACCTGGTTGCCATCACTATCTTCTATGCCCCGGTTATGCTCACCTACTTCCAGCCTCGCAAGGCGTGCTCGCGGGACCAGGCAAAAGTGGTTTCAGCCTGTTATGCCCTGCTGACCCCCACCCTcaaccccctcatctacagcctGAGGAACACAGAGGTGAAGGGGGccctgaggaggctgtgggtgcGAAAGCTGGTGCCGCGACTCTCCAGGCTGCGAAAATGCAGCTGA